In the Triticum aestivum cultivar Chinese Spring chromosome 2B, IWGSC CS RefSeq v2.1, whole genome shotgun sequence genome, AGGAGATTTTGTAAATTAGGCCCTTTTTCCCTCAGGTTTATAGCAAGATGATCATCAAACCCCGCCTGAAACTTCACCAGGAATTCTGTAAACATCATAACTTTTAACTTTAGGGTGACCTGCCCCGCCGgaacctcgccgccgccaccgtttCCGGCCGCTGTCACTGAATGGCGGGTCAGGAGGTTTTTTTTAGGGCGacgctaggcgccggcgcaccggcccaacagttgggccggtCCAGTCCTGGCCGCCCGATTCAGCGATCAAAGACCGTCAGATCTATCCCTCGTTTCTTCCTCCTCACGagtcattttttaaaaaaaaaaaagcAACAGCCCGAGCGCCGTGGGCACGCTATACCTCGCGAGAAAAAGGCCGAGCTTGAAGCACCGCCGCGgcgccctcgtcgccggtgggCGCCCTCGCCGGCCTTCCGTGTTTGCCCAAGAACCCCGCTCGCCATGGATGTagctccgccgcccgcgctcgccggAGATCTGCGctcgccatggatgcagctccgctggccgcgctcgccatggatgcagctccgtTGGCCGCGCTCGCCATGGATGCAGCTTCGCCGTCCGCGCTCGCCATGGATGGATCCCGCCCGCGcacgccatggatgcagctccgcctcGCTGGCAATTGACTGGTTCCAGCAAATATAATTGGCCGTTGTAGCATTTTTCGTTGTTGGTCGTAGCAAAATGGAGACACGGCTGCAACAAAAAAGAAAGGTCGCCATTTTCACTGGTTGTAGCTCACCGTTGCAGGTAGCAAAAATTTGCATTCTAAAAAAATGAACGGATGTACAAAACCCGTTGCCGGACGTAGCAAATACCTATGACAGTTGTAACAAaaagccgtcgtcgtcgtcgcgggtCGTAGCTCGGCCGTGATTGATGTAGCAAAACAttatgccggttgtagcaaaaagcgATGCTAGTTGTAGCAAAACCGCGACACCGGCTGTGTGTTGTAGCAAAACGTGATGCTAGTTGTAGCAAAAATCTATGCCGGTTGAAGCATGTAGCAAAACTGCAGCATTTTATcatcttcttccacctccagccgtcACTGGTTGAAGCTTTCTTATTTTCATAGTGTCTAGTTGTAGCTTTCTCTCTCAATGGTTGGAGCTTTTTCCAACAACCGTTGAAGCTTTTCTACCAAAAGTTGTAGCTATTTTCTTTTTAGCAGCACTTGGTCAAGCCTTTTTGTGTCATTTCGGTTGAAGCTTTTCTAATCGAAGGTTGTAGCATTTCATGTCAAACGGTTGTAGCTTTCCGGCGATGGCGCTGATCGCTTGTAGCTTTTTCTACATCCAGTTGAAGCTTTTCATCTAGGGGGATGAAGCTTTTTTTTAAACGGTTGCAACATGAGGGGGTGCGACGATTCTGCAGAAGCCTCCAGTGTCGTCCATCGCCGCCCGGCTCGTCGTCGGCGAGGCAGAAGCACGAGGCACGTGGGAGTTGCAACCAACAGAAATGGGATTGGTCAAACGACCTTGCTGCATCCAATGGCGAGCGGGGCAGCAAGCGTGGCGGAGTGAGATCTACATCCATGGCCGGCGGGGAATCGATCTTCCATGGCCAACGGCGAGTTACTCACGCGCTGCAGCGACGGAGGCAGGAGATGCGGGCATCGGCGCTGCGTGCTGCAACGACGGAGGCAGGAGACGAGGATGGGGCGAGATCCGTGGAGCTGGGAGACGGGGATGGGGTGGGATCTGCGGGAGGTTGAAGAAAAGCAAAGATTTGGATGGCCCCGCGTCCTACGTGTCGCTTGGTGGATGGCTGAGGCGAAGCGTGCGTGGACGCGACCGGCCGAGTGGTTCGGCCGGTGCCCCGGCTCCAAACGTTTCCCTTTTTTTTAAGGGaggtgttggagttgctcttactccCATGCAAAATATGTTCTCAGGGCAGAAGAAGCCAACGTGAGCACACTTTCTTGCCTGTTCATACAAGCAACCATAGCTGGAATACCTGGACCAGGACGAAAATACGCTCCAACAAACAAGCAGTTTATAACAACCACATCTCTGATAAAAGAGCACAGCAACCATCCGATCGAGAAGCACAGGGGCAGATATTATGAACATATAGCATACTCATAAACCATACTAGCAGTTCGCCTGATAAGGTACCCTGCTTACACGAAAGGCAAACCACGGTGCACGAGCTGACACACACCGTAGCGCCGGACTATTATGGCCCTGCTTACTGGCTGCTACTACTACTGCGGCTGCAGTGCACTGCATTATGCAGCATCACTTCAGTTCGTCTGGTTATTCCCGCATTACATTATACTAGGTACTATATCTATATCTAGGTTACTACTACTAGGCAGCAGCGCTCCAGCAGATGAGCGCAGGAGGCCATCACCGCTCCTTCTCTCCGGAAGGAAGATCCATCGCCACACGCTTCACGGAACTTGATGCTTCTTGCTCGAGCACTTCTTCTATATCTGTGTTCAATCATCAAAACCCTGACGCGAATAAGAGTTGAGAATTAAGAAGGATCCTAAATTAAGATATTCTCGCGCTACACAGAATGAGGAAGTGGTGCATACCAGTTCCTTCAGCTCAGCAAGGAGTGGGTCCCATTCATGGAAGCCGCACAGGTCATCCACCGACTTCTGGAGATCATACTCATTCTGCCGAAGCACCTCCTTGTTCAGGTCAACCTGCCTGAAGCCCATGTCCGCCAGTTCCCTCAGAAGCTTATCCTCCATGTTGTTGTTGATGGTTTCATCAGGCAAAGGAATGCTGGCAGGAGCGACATGTGAATTGACAAGAGTAGGTGCTGGTAGAGGTTCCGGCACACTGATGGGTTCCGGCAGTGGTGCGGCTTCAGGTGCGGCCACACCAGCAGGCATCCCTAGAGCTTCAGCAGATGAGGCCTGGTGATAAGCGATGGGTACTTGAACTGGTTCATCTGCTGCCTGGTGATAAGCGATGGGTACTTGAACTAATTCATCCGCTGCCTGGGTATAAGCGATGGGTACTTGAACTGGTTCATCTGCTGCTGGTGCAGAGGGCACAACACTTCCAACCGCTTTGGGTCCCTTCCGTCTCAGGGTGGCAAGCACATCACGCAGAGGTATGCCATCATCGTCAGAGTCAGATGCAGAATCTGAGGTCCAGGTTGCGGTGCTGCCTTCTGCAGGCAAGCTCAAGAAGTTCACTGCAGCAGTTCCCTTATTGCCACTGATCTGGACAGGCTGTTGCACCTGCACACGAATTTAGCAGACAAATGATCAGATATGTAAACAAACCATATGGCCACTTGAGGAAGAGAATTCTACGGTCTAACAAGGCTATACAATGGATGGCCTTGATGTTGCAGGGTTGCTGTCTGCAGGCAAGTTCAAGTCTATTGCAGCAGTTTGATTGTCACCGGCTTGAACAGGCTCTTCCACCTGCACACAATATCAGCATGCGGAAGGTCATGAGGGGAGGAACATCAAGGCTGACAAGGAGAGGAGCAAGTGATGGCGGAGTAAAAACCTCAATAAGAACCCAAACTTGCTGACCAAATTTCTGTAGGTCTGGCGATGTTAGCCTCCAGTACGATATGTACCTACCAGGTTTCGCAGGTGAAACGAAGTCAACACAAACATCGATTTCTCCATTCAAGGGGAAACCAGCCTCTGGAATCTGAGAAGTTCAAACGGAAGTTAGACTTTATTATGGTCTGAGATGCATCCATGTAATCTCACATCCACAACACattagcaaatactccctccgtcccaaaataagtgtctcaactttgtactagctctagtacgaatttgtactaagctcaagacacttattttgggacggagggagtaaattatATGTGGTTAGCAAGTACTTACCGCTAATTTCACTAAGCTTTGGCGAGCAAATTGATCTCCACCAACCCAGGTAAGGTGGGTTCCATAAGGCCATACGATATTTCCATTGTTAAGCATGCACCAAATCTTACGAAATGGAGTTGATGGCGCCATTCGTGTTCCATCAGGGACAGTGAGATCCTTGACGAAACGGCAGTCAAGTTGGAGGAACCTCTTATCCTGAGAATGGTCAAACGGAAGTAagtgtaaatattatgttactatctcACATGAAGTATATAATCATGAGTATGAACAGACTGGTCTGGTCACCTTATTCAGGTTTCTCAATCTTTCACTTACTGAGAGTGGCTTGTCCATTCTGGCATATTCAGCCTCATTGCCCATGCGATAGAAACAAGCACTGCATAGATCATAGTTATACTTGCTGCCAGCAAAGAGAAAAATGTCAGGAGAACAATTGTTTTCAAAAATCCAATGAAAATAAGATATGAATGAAGAACAGAATTATTTAATTGTAACTAAAATACTTACACAGTCGACTTGTAACGAGGCCCAACAATCGGTGTCACCCCGCAGCCATCACATTCTACCCATTTATGAATCGACTGCTGTGGGATACCATACCCACTGTAAGAACCAAATGAGTAGGGATCTTGATAAATTCCATATGGATTAACTGCTGAAGGCCTACTGGACCTAAACTGATTGTAGTCGTAGGCAGGTGGAGGAGGGAATGCCTTCTGCAAACCATGGGTTGCAACTGAAGAGTAAGGGTTAAGTATTGGATTAGTTTCAAAGGTCGGAATTGAACTTGACGGAGGGCCTCTGGGGGGAGGGAAGGCTGAGCTTGAATCGCCATTGATCTTTCTAATAGACCCAAAGGGCATATACCCATTCGCAGAACCAAGAGTAGAGCCACCAGGAGCAAATGAAGGAACAGGTGGCACCGAAGAAGACATGACAGATTTCCCCATACTTTGGACATGTGATTTCCCCTTACTCAGGGCATCAGTTCTTTTCTTATGATACAAGAGTTTTCCACCTGAACCAACTAAAACCGATGGAACCCCAATTGACGTACAGCCTGGTGCTTGTTGAACTTGAGCATTGGTCTTCTCAACTAGCACACTCTTAAGACCAAGTGCTCTAGATGATTTAGCATGTTGCGAATGTGAAGCTGAAACTGTTGCAGATTCAGATGCATTATTATCTTTCATGTCTCTCAATGTCTGTGGATTACCACTAGAGGAACCAGATGAACTGTCAGAGAGACCACTGGTAGGTTCTATGCCACTCTTGGGTGCCATCAGTTTAGCAATTCGATCCAGCAACTCACGCACTGGTGGTGCCGATGATGCAGCTTTAGAGCGCAGCTCATGCGATAGTTTAACAAGGACAGCAGGAACTTGCTCTGGTACAAACTTCAAGGCTTCATCAATAGCTGATTTCACCTGAGCTAGTTGATCTTCCATAGCTGCCGACATCTTAGACCTGGAATTCAAGGCTTGCTGCTTAGGCTGAGGGGCCCCAGCAGTGCTGCTTTTCAACTGAACATCAATCCTGAGAGGGTTCAGCTCCTGACTAACAGCAGCATCAcgtaaatcatcatcatcgtccaaCATGACAACATCTCCATCCTCATCAGTGTATGTGAGAATAAATTGCTCCTCGGGGCTGAACTTAAAAGCATTTGCAATCTTTGACCGAAGGGCAGCAAGATTATGATCTAAGTTTGAACCATTCACAGAAGCACTGAACCGCTTGAGAGTGCCACCATAGTTGACCTGAAACATCAACCAATCGTAAACTCGAATATTAACAAGAATGATGTATGACTGGAACTACAGAATAATGCGGAAGGATTCAACAGGTGGCACAAAGAAAACATATTCCTAGAAGAAGTGTGTGTTGTTCCTATGTTTTGTTCTGTTATTAGCCAGTtaaggacaacaacaacaacaaaaacaacagcagcaacagctaAAAGTATAATCCTTAGAGATAGTGGAGATTTAAAGGAAGAGTGACACAAGTGTACAGTCACACTACCACAGTACGCATAGTATGCACATATAAGAACACTAAGTATGGAGTTCGATGACACATAGACTAAATTTATCACTTTCATGCTACTAAATTCCAAACACAATATCTCACGAGAAATCAGAAATCTAGGCCTCCAGTGCTCTGAGACATAGATTAAAGTACTCTAACATCAAATACGAACAGAAAGCAGTTCTTTACTAGCAGCAACAATCGCCCTAGCTGTAATCTGAACTTTGCACCAATCAACGCAAGCCCGTCAGGTAACCCGTCAGTTACCGGGTGAAATTATCTCCACGGTTTTTACAATGGCGAACAAGATCAGAGCAATCTGACCTCAGATACACCCATAGAGAAGGAAAAAAAAATCCATTCTTCGACAATCAGACGGAACACAAAATCCCGTCCCATCCCTTCATCTGCAGCCGACCACGCCCCCCATCTCCAACGAAGGGGAAAAGACCCCCGACGTCAGTGTCCAACGCCATCGCGACTAGACGGGACTTGGGCCACAAGCAGCGCCCGGATCGCTCTACAATCTAGCAGGCGCAGAACCCCTCCTCGACTCCCGACGACGAAACGCCAAACCCTACgcggaaaggaaaaaaaaaaacGGCACTCCCCTCATCGTCCCCGATCGAGcaccacaccaccgtcgccacacTGCCAGGACACGGGAAAACTACCTTGATGACGAGACCCCGGGGGCGTCCGAGCGGCACGAGGCCGCGGAACGGCGGCGGCGTGTCCCGTTGAGGCATCATGGCGCGAGTCCGCGGCGGCGGGGGCCTCTGCGCGGCCCCTGCAAGCCTCGGCGATGCGGCCGGAGAGGCGGAGACCCTGCACAGTGGAGCTGGGGGATGAGGCAGTGCGTCGGCggtggggtgggggtgtgtggCGTCGTGGGGAAGATGAAGAACGGAACAGGGCCGGGGCCTCGCCGCCCAAGCTCCCTCTTTTATCGAGCCCTTCCGTTACCTTCGATGGGAAGGCTGGGAGTGGAAACTGTTGCGCCTTTTCGCGGTAATTTTGCGGCCGGGTCCCTCGTGGGACGGCGGGCCCAGAGGTCGGTGAGAGAGGCGGATTGCTCGCGCTTGCTGCATGCGGGACAGATCACGGCTTGTTTGCGGTGGGGTCTGGCTATGTGATTTTGGCGTTGGTCCGGGGTGAGAGTGTAATTTTCCGAGGTTATGCATATCCACATCGCCGGGGCCCGTTGGCAGTTGGGCCCCGATATATTATTGTTCCTTAAGTCGGTAAGTACAGTGCTGCCAGTATATAATAATAGTTCAGGTCGAAAAAAAGTACGGTACATAATAATATTTCGTGTGTTAAATAATTATAGTTCGTGTCGTTGTGTCTGCATTTTTTAGGAGAAAACAACAATACTGGTCCGTGGAAAGGATCACGACTAGGACCTTTGCTTCCTGGAAGGGATCAGCCGTCGGTCTCTGGCCCGTGGGCCAAGCTCTGGAGCCTTTGTTTCGCCTCTGTTCCTGAACTTTATGGTATTATAAAAAGAAACAGAGGTGTTGCTGCATAAATATCTTGGTTGGAGATGCAGATATATCAGTATTTTCTTCGTGTCGTCCAAGTcggaattgttttttttttttgc is a window encoding:
- the LOC123045753 gene encoding protein NBR1 homolog, yielding MMPQRDTPPPFRGLVPLGRPRGLVIKVNYGGTLKRFSASVNGSNLDHNLAALRSKIANAFKFSPEEQFILTYTDEDGDVVMLDDDDDLRDAAVSQELNPLRIDVQLKSSTAGAPQPKQQALNSRSKMSAAMEDQLAQVKSAIDEALKFVPEQVPAVLVKLSHELRSKAASSAPPVRELLDRIAKLMAPKSGIEPTSGLSDSSSGSSSGNPQTLRDMKDNNASESATVSASHSQHAKSSRALGLKSVLVEKTNAQVQQAPGCTSIGVPSVLVGSGGKLLYHKKRTDALSKGKSHVQSMGKSVMSSSVPPVPSFAPGGSTLGSANGYMPFGSIRKINGDSSSAFPPPRGPPSSSIPTFETNPILNPYSSVATHGLQKAFPPPPAYDYNQFRSSRPSAVNPYGIYQDPYSFGSYSGYGIPQQSIHKWVECDGCGVTPIVGPRYKSTVKYNYDLCSACFYRMGNEAEYARMDKPLSVSERLRNLNKDKRFLQLDCRFVKDLTVPDGTRMAPSTPFRKIWCMLNNGNIVWPYGTHLTWVGGDQFARQSLVKLAIPEAGFPLNGEIDVCVDFVSPAKPGRYISYWRLTSPDLQKFGQQVWVLIEVEEPVQAGDNQTAAIDLNLPADSNPATSRPSIVQQPVQISGNKGTAAVNFLSLPAEGSTATWTSDSASDSDDDGIPLRDVLATLRRKGPKAVGSVVPSAPAADEPVQVPIAYTQAADELVQVPIAYHQAADEPVQVPIAYHQASSAEALGMPAGVAAPEAAPLPEPISVPEPLPAPTLVNSHVAPASIPLPDETINNNMEDKLLRELADMGFRQVDLNKEVLRQNEYDLQKSVDDLCGFHEWDPLLAELKELGFDD